Proteins co-encoded in one Natronorubrum daqingense genomic window:
- a CDS encoding CPBP family intramembrane glutamic endopeptidase, whose translation MLVGIGLAVGAIGVGQLVVLVAALGLLGIGISVYDRPAIQLGVSTVMVQGVAFGGIALLYLKFSQRGISFIRVRIPTRRDIAWTIGGFLALLAALWAITTIIEWFGIESAQNQIITLAEQEPSVFLLLIVFSFLLVGPGEELLYRGVIQGRLRETFSAPRAVVLASALFAAIHGPSLQGDGKWVYIVTVFVLALILGGVYEYTDNIVVPALIHGAYNATIFGVAYISTTQSGNVAVVEPTGSSLFLSLLAVISVITLSGLVNVSTESIKSFVASCCPPRYHIVRTGIIMLGGILLVMGLLFGEITNSRFAFNIVEGMVLAN comes from the coding sequence GTGCTAGTCGGCATCGGTTTGGCTGTCGGAGCAATAGGCGTTGGCCAGCTCGTTGTACTCGTGGCCGCATTAGGGCTTCTTGGAATAGGGATTTCTGTCTACGACAGACCAGCAATTCAACTCGGTGTCAGTACGGTCATGGTGCAAGGCGTTGCGTTTGGCGGAATCGCATTGCTGTATCTCAAATTCAGTCAGAGGGGAATCAGCTTCATACGCGTTCGAATACCGACGCGCCGTGATATCGCGTGGACGATCGGTGGATTCCTCGCCTTGCTGGCAGCCCTGTGGGCGATCACAACGATAATCGAATGGTTCGGTATTGAGTCGGCACAAAACCAGATTATTACGCTAGCAGAGCAAGAGCCCTCAGTGTTCCTCCTCCTCATCGTATTTTCCTTCTTGCTCGTCGGGCCAGGCGAAGAACTCCTCTATCGAGGAGTCATTCAAGGACGCCTCCGAGAGACGTTTTCTGCCCCTCGTGCAGTAGTTCTTGCAAGCGCACTCTTTGCAGCTATTCACGGTCCATCGCTTCAGGGGGACGGAAAATGGGTCTATATCGTCACCGTCTTTGTCCTTGCCCTGATTCTCGGTGGAGTCTACGAATATACCGACAATATCGTCGTCCCAGCCCTCATTCACGGAGCGTATAATGCGACCATCTTCGGTGTAGCATACATTTCAACCACACAAAGCGGGAACGTAGCTGTTGTGGAACCAACTGGAAGCAGCCTGTTCCTTTCCCTTCTTGCTGTCATCAGTGTCATTACACTCTCAGGTTTGGTCAATGTGTCGACAGAGTCGATCAAATCGTTCGTCGCCTCATGTTGTCCACCTCGGTATCACATCGTAAGAACTGGGATTATAATGCTCGGAGGAATACTCCTCGTGATGGGACTTCTATTTGGCGAGATCACGAATAGTAGGTTCGCCTTCAACATAGTGGAGGGGATGGTTCTTGCGAACTGA
- a CDS encoding heavy metal translocating P-type ATPase encodes MSESVERTDEVQFDVPEMDCPSCAGKIENALDSIEGIIQYETRPTTGKVVVTYDTASLSTRDLVRAIEHAGYDVVDSSVETSTPGAESQGSEAHAHHDEMPGSVWKSERAIKTWISGGFALAGLFIEFLLIGINTEVAIILGRDLFVADILFLAAVGTAGEIILRNGYYSLRNRSLDIDLLISIAIIGALAASLGFGAGLYLEAALLAFLFSVAELLERYSIDRARNSLRELMDLSPDEATVRRNGEEISLPVEDVEIGDVVLVRPGEKIPMDGVVIDGESAVNQAPITGESVPVDKVEGDEVYAGTINESGYLEVEVTSEASNNTLSRIIEMVEDAQAAKTEREKFVDRFASYYTPVVVVLAVLTAAVPPLLIDEPVTVELAAGYAHTFPAAWEVWFLYGLTLLVLACPCAFVISTPVSVVSGITSGAKNGVLIKGGNYLEAMGDVDAIAMDKTGTLTKGELTVTDVIPLNGYTEADVLRCARGLEARSEHPIGEAIVEHAAGRDIETPEVQEFESITGKGVEAAVHEKTHYAGKPGLFEELGFDLNHVHAATDGGVVTTKSRELCERNDCLDLLDEAIPELQSEGKTVVLIGTEDEIEGVVAVADEIRPEAKATITRLHELGIREIIMLTGDNERTARAIASELGVDNYRAELLPEEKVNAIEELDDTYDGVAMVGDGVNDAPALATASVGIAMGAAGTDTALETADIALMSDDLSRLPYLYDLSHKGNSVIRQNIWSSLVAKGLLAAGVPFGLVPVWAAVLIGDAGMTVAVTGNATRLSRIEPDELLEAKTPTS; translated from the coding sequence ATGAGCGAGTCAGTTGAAAGAACCGACGAAGTCCAATTCGATGTTCCTGAAATGGACTGTCCGTCGTGTGCAGGGAAGATCGAAAACGCACTCGACAGTATCGAAGGCATTATTCAGTATGAGACGCGGCCAACGACCGGAAAAGTCGTCGTAACGTATGATACGGCGAGCCTCTCGACTCGTGATCTCGTACGCGCAATCGAACACGCTGGGTACGATGTTGTTGATTCTTCAGTTGAAACCTCGACACCAGGTGCCGAGTCCCAGGGTTCGGAGGCACATGCTCATCATGACGAAATGCCGGGAAGTGTCTGGAAAAGCGAGCGCGCCATCAAAACCTGGATCAGTGGGGGATTTGCCCTCGCAGGCCTCTTCATCGAGTTCCTACTGATCGGCATCAACACTGAAGTCGCCATCATTCTCGGAAGAGATCTCTTCGTTGCTGATATCCTCTTTCTCGCCGCTGTCGGAACCGCAGGCGAGATCATCCTTCGGAACGGGTACTATTCCCTCCGGAATCGGAGCCTCGACATTGACTTGCTGATTTCGATCGCTATCATCGGTGCGCTCGCGGCCAGCCTTGGATTCGGCGCTGGACTGTATTTGGAAGCCGCACTGCTGGCATTCCTGTTTAGTGTGGCCGAACTCTTGGAACGGTACTCGATCGATCGGGCCCGCAACTCGCTTCGAGAGTTGATGGATCTCTCACCCGACGAGGCGACCGTTCGCCGCAACGGCGAAGAGATCTCCCTTCCCGTCGAGGATGTCGAGATTGGTGATGTCGTACTCGTTCGCCCCGGAGAGAAAATCCCGATGGATGGGGTCGTTATCGACGGTGAGAGTGCTGTGAATCAGGCACCGATCACGGGTGAGTCCGTCCCGGTCGATAAAGTCGAAGGTGACGAGGTATACGCCGGGACCATCAACGAATCCGGCTACCTTGAAGTCGAAGTCACGTCTGAGGCGAGCAACAATACCTTGTCCCGGATCATCGAGATGGTCGAGGACGCGCAGGCGGCCAAGACTGAGCGAGAGAAGTTTGTTGATCGGTTCGCATCCTATTACACGCCTGTTGTCGTGGTACTTGCGGTGCTCACCGCAGCTGTTCCACCGCTTCTCATAGATGAGCCAGTGACGGTTGAACTCGCCGCAGGATACGCCCACACCTTCCCGGCGGCGTGGGAGGTCTGGTTCCTCTACGGTCTGACGCTACTAGTCCTCGCCTGTCCGTGCGCGTTCGTCATCTCGACGCCCGTTTCAGTTGTCTCAGGTATCACGAGCGGAGCAAAAAACGGAGTCCTGATCAAAGGTGGAAATTACCTTGAAGCGATGGGCGACGTGGACGCGATCGCCATGGACAAGACCGGGACGCTCACGAAAGGTGAACTCACAGTCACTGATGTGATCCCGTTGAACGGGTATACGGAAGCGGATGTCCTTCGATGTGCTCGCGGGCTCGAAGCCCGGTCCGAGCATCCCATCGGTGAGGCCATCGTCGAGCACGCCGCAGGTCGGGATATCGAGACACCCGAGGTGCAGGAGTTCGAGAGCATTACCGGCAAGGGGGTCGAGGCGGCTGTTCACGAGAAGACCCACTATGCTGGCAAGCCCGGCCTGTTTGAAGAACTTGGCTTCGATCTCAACCACGTTCATGCGGCGACCGATGGTGGCGTCGTAACAACGAAAAGTCGAGAACTATGCGAACGAAATGACTGTCTCGACCTCCTTGATGAGGCGATTCCTGAGCTACAATCCGAGGGGAAGACGGTCGTCTTGATCGGGACCGAGGACGAAATCGAAGGGGTCGTCGCGGTGGCTGACGAAATCCGCCCGGAAGCGAAGGCGACCATCACACGTCTCCACGAGCTCGGCATCCGGGAGATAATCATGCTCACAGGCGATAACGAACGGACTGCCCGGGCAATTGCATCAGAACTCGGCGTTGACAACTATCGCGCTGAACTCCTGCCGGAAGAGAAGGTCAATGCCATCGAGGAACTCGACGACACGTATGACGGGGTTGCAATGGTCGGCGATGGCGTGAACGATGCACCCGCATTGGCGACGGCGTCGGTCGGCATCGCAATGGGCGCGGCTGGAACCGATACCGCATTGGAAACCGCTGATATCGCACTGATGAGTGATGATCTTTCCCGTTTACCGTACCTGTATGACCTCTCGCATAAGGGGAATAGCGTGATCCGGCAGAACATCTGGTCGAGTCTCGTTGCGAAGGGCCTGCTGGCTGCTGGCGTTCCCTTCGGTTTGGTTCCAGTCTGGGCGGCAGTGCTCATCGGTGATGCCGGCATGACTGTGGCCGTCACTGGAAATGCGACGCGGTTGTCCCGGATCGAACCAGATGAGCTTCTCGAAGCCAAAACACCGACATCATGA
- a CDS encoding 4Fe-4S binding protein, which translates to MGENSERPWHITLTDNRIMKFLLTNKYVQPTVHVIMVGIFFLAIWEGLTGPQDPGSNFGAVAFFELWWIPVMLFSLVLIGRIWCYFCPMGAIVRFTQRFGLKRHFPMFANTKTTVLGISISVVSITAITFILARMPMYNLGMVFDPQLISYFFLISTILAVGVSLVYQRQAFCRYVCPASGVMTVTSRLSPFELRQEAETGVQCATLEYKSEYLSSDRRCVSCMNCTTEQPDEDVGLRARWPGAAAIRQRIPLPDEAILIIVLWAVFPIDHVLSDHIVTVTNAEAFIPGDWVDIYAYFASLLLAFAGYLTATAVGSWWSGIDWEESFTWLAYAYLPWAVLFMLGNHGIPGFLESGGAALNVFFTTFGIPITLSESLVSESTIAVWNSFNATLLPWIGVIWGLGIVWFAFRRFNFSKRTIVRSLLPHAVLLVATTAWVVVEVLW; encoded by the coding sequence ATGGGCGAGAATTCCGAGCGACCGTGGCATATCACACTAACAGATAATCGTATAATGAAATTTCTACTCACGAACAAATACGTTCAACCAACTGTCCATGTAATTATGGTAGGGATTTTCTTTTTAGCTATCTGGGAGGGGCTCACAGGTCCACAAGACCCTGGGTCCAACTTCGGTGCGGTCGCCTTTTTTGAGTTGTGGTGGATACCCGTGATGTTGTTTAGTCTGGTTCTTATCGGGCGCATCTGGTGTTATTTCTGTCCGATGGGTGCGATCGTGCGGTTCACACAACGATTTGGCCTCAAGCGACACTTTCCGATGTTTGCGAATACGAAAACGACGGTACTCGGGATCTCTATTTCCGTCGTGTCAATTACGGCGATTACGTTCATTCTCGCTCGAATGCCGATGTACAATCTTGGAATGGTATTCGATCCACAACTGATTTCGTACTTCTTCTTGATCAGTACCATCCTCGCAGTTGGTGTGAGTTTAGTCTATCAACGACAAGCGTTCTGCCGGTACGTCTGCCCTGCTTCGGGAGTAATGACTGTCACCTCCCGGTTGTCACCATTCGAGTTGCGCCAAGAGGCCGAAACCGGAGTGCAGTGCGCGACGCTTGAATACAAGAGTGAGTACCTGTCTTCAGACCGCCGCTGTGTTTCCTGTATGAACTGTACAACGGAACAGCCTGACGAAGATGTCGGTCTCCGTGCTCGGTGGCCAGGTGCCGCAGCCATACGACAACGAATTCCACTCCCCGACGAAGCGATTCTCATCATCGTACTGTGGGCCGTGTTCCCGATTGACCACGTCCTCTCCGATCACATTGTCACCGTCACGAATGCTGAAGCGTTCATCCCTGGAGATTGGGTTGATATCTATGCTTACTTCGCCAGTCTCCTTCTCGCGTTTGCAGGGTACCTCACAGCGACTGCTGTCGGATCATGGTGGAGTGGAATCGACTGGGAAGAATCGTTCACATGGCTGGCGTACGCCTATCTTCCGTGGGCTGTCCTCTTCATGCTCGGAAATCATGGCATCCCCGGCTTTCTTGAGAGCGGTGGGGCTGCACTGAACGTCTTCTTCACCACGTTCGGAATTCCGATTACTCTGTCTGAGTCCCTCGTCAGTGAGTCAACGATCGCCGTTTGGAATAGCTTCAATGCGACGCTTCTCCCGTGGATCGGTGTCATCTGGGGCCTCGGTATCGTCTGGTTCGCGTTCCGTCGATTCAATTTCTCCAAGCGAACGATTGTACGAAGTCTTCTCCCACATGCGGTCTTACTGGTTGCTACGACGGCATGGGTCGTGGTCGAAGTGTTGTGGTGA
- a CDS encoding ZIP family metal transporter has product MRESPYEQLPRSVLFLGPFIVLGAAIALLAITSPLGDLEAIETATTGEVLGTMVLIGLIVGIIPVVIGMLWFPFMRTLDHSKLHIVLALSAGVLAFVGVEMTEEAIEYAAAAPSPSLAAGLAIVGFIGTLLLMVGVSRWSLARAQQSGNRGLGVAYLVALGLGLHSLGEGIAIGSSLLLGEAALATLLIVGFILDNVTEGPTVVAAVARDAEAPPLLHFAALGVIAGGPVVLGGWIAAVAFSPVMAAALLAVGIGAIAQVIWQVVDLIKFDTPQVLTRANMSGFVGGFVFMFLLDEVFIDMILL; this is encoded by the coding sequence ATGAGGGAATCACCGTACGAGCAGCTTCCTCGGTCGGTATTGTTTCTCGGACCATTCATCGTTCTCGGTGCAGCAATTGCGCTCTTAGCAATCACCTCTCCGCTTGGTGACTTGGAGGCAATTGAAACCGCCACAACAGGTGAGGTGCTTGGGACAATGGTACTGATCGGACTCATTGTCGGAATTATCCCTGTTGTGATTGGGATGCTCTGGTTCCCGTTTATGCGGACACTCGATCACAGTAAACTCCATATTGTGTTAGCACTCTCAGCCGGGGTCCTCGCGTTCGTCGGTGTAGAAATGACGGAAGAAGCAATCGAGTACGCTGCGGCGGCACCGTCGCCAAGTCTTGCAGCAGGGTTAGCTATCGTTGGATTCATCGGGACGCTCCTCCTGATGGTTGGCGTGAGCCGGTGGAGTCTTGCTCGCGCTCAACAGAGCGGAAACCGAGGGCTCGGCGTTGCGTACTTGGTTGCACTCGGGCTTGGCCTGCACAGCCTCGGTGAAGGTATCGCAATCGGGAGTTCCCTATTGCTGGGTGAAGCAGCACTCGCAACGTTATTGATTGTTGGCTTTATCCTCGATAACGTGACAGAAGGGCCGACCGTAGTTGCTGCCGTTGCCCGTGACGCCGAAGCACCACCGCTACTTCATTTTGCAGCTCTCGGCGTGATTGCGGGCGGTCCCGTCGTGCTTGGCGGCTGGATCGCTGCTGTCGCCTTTTCACCGGTTATGGCAGCTGCACTCCTTGCAGTGGGGATTGGTGCAATCGCCCAAGTGATCTGGCAGGTGGTAGACCTCATCAAATTCGACACGCCGCAGGTACTCACCCGCGCAAATATGAGCGGCTTTGTCGGTGGATTCGTCTTCATGTTCCTTCTTGACGAGGTGTTTATCGATATGATTCTCCTGTAA
- a CDS encoding metal-dependent transcriptional regulator, protein MMLSAVMEDYIKAIYHLHKENEERVRTSEIADELDVTAPTVTSMLDKLEERNLIERKKYKGVSLTAHGKRVALEIIRHHRLLEAYLTEHLDYSWAEVHEEADRLEHHISDEFVTSIAAALDDPETDPHGDPIPNSTLELPDGGPGIALSEFEEDTIVIVEQVSDRDSEVLEYLADHEITPGTELTVREVAPFGMITVLAGDNDQPVSLPQHIAHHVRVATVEPAQVFY, encoded by the coding sequence ATGATGCTAAGCGCTGTGATGGAGGATTACATTAAGGCAATCTACCACCTCCACAAAGAGAACGAGGAGAGAGTCCGGACATCGGAGATCGCTGACGAACTCGACGTGACTGCGCCCACGGTGACAAGTATGCTCGACAAACTAGAAGAGCGGAACCTCATCGAGCGCAAAAAGTACAAAGGCGTCTCGCTGACGGCACATGGAAAGCGGGTAGCCCTTGAAATCATCCGCCATCATCGACTCCTTGAAGCTTATTTAACCGAACATCTCGATTATTCGTGGGCAGAGGTCCACGAGGAAGCGGATCGGCTCGAACACCACATCAGCGACGAGTTTGTCACGAGTATAGCTGCGGCACTTGACGATCCAGAAACCGACCCACACGGCGATCCGATTCCTAATTCGACGCTCGAACTTCCGGATGGCGGACCAGGGATTGCCCTCTCGGAGTTTGAGGAGGATACGATAGTCATTGTTGAACAAGTGAGCGACCGGGATTCGGAAGTCCTCGAATATCTGGCCGACCATGAGATCACTCCCGGAACCGAACTTACAGTCCGTGAGGTTGCACCGTTCGGGATGATCACTGTTCTAGCCGGTGATAATGACCAACCAGTCTCACTCCCACAACACATTGCCCACCACGTGCGTGTCGCCACTGTGGAACCAGCACAGGTGTTTTATTAG
- a CDS encoding arsenic resistance protein, with translation MDFVEKYQTVFVLVVIGGGLAVGQVSGVAPVADQLILPFLMVMLFAAFAGIPLSRLRSAFKNRRVVGSSLLINFIWSPLLAVALDAIFLRDHPALWVGLIMLMVTPCTDWYLIFTDIAGGDVPLATSILPYNLVLQLILLPLYLYVFAGELVTLPVELLVESVVLVLIVPLVLGGIARWGLTRQMGQQWFNRQFLPKLSPLQIIFLSLAIGAMFASQGEVILENPGLLALLAVPVIVFYAINLGIGFGVGRVLSFSYKEMVCFNNTILSRNSPTALAIAVVAFPHEPLIPLALVIGPLLELPLLGVIAHIHVAIRDREWCPFDPAILFSRG, from the coding sequence ATGGATTTCGTCGAAAAATATCAGACAGTGTTTGTTCTCGTCGTTATCGGCGGCGGCCTCGCAGTGGGGCAGGTTTCTGGCGTCGCTCCTGTCGCTGACCAACTGATTCTTCCATTTTTGATGGTAATGCTGTTTGCCGCGTTCGCCGGAATTCCACTTTCTCGACTCCGGTCGGCGTTCAAAAATCGTCGTGTGGTCGGGTCAAGTCTTCTGATAAATTTCATCTGGAGTCCGCTGTTGGCGGTGGCACTCGACGCGATATTTCTGCGAGACCACCCTGCCCTGTGGGTCGGACTTATTATGCTGATGGTGACGCCATGTACGGACTGGTATCTCATCTTCACCGACATCGCGGGCGGGGATGTACCGCTGGCAACCTCTATTCTCCCGTACAACCTCGTTCTCCAGTTGATACTACTTCCGCTCTACCTGTACGTCTTCGCGGGCGAACTGGTTACGTTACCGGTGGAGTTGCTGGTCGAAAGTGTCGTTCTCGTGCTCATCGTTCCGCTCGTGCTCGGCGGAATTGCTCGGTGGGGGTTGACTCGTCAGATGGGCCAGCAGTGGTTCAATCGGCAGTTCCTTCCGAAGTTGAGCCCGCTCCAAATCATCTTTTTAAGCCTCGCTATCGGCGCGATGTTCGCCTCGCAAGGTGAGGTGATCCTTGAGAATCCCGGACTGCTAGCACTCCTTGCTGTTCCCGTAATCGTCTTCTATGCGATCAACCTCGGCATCGGGTTTGGCGTCGGGCGAGTGCTCTCGTTTTCCTACAAAGAGATGGTTTGTTTCAACAATACTATCCTCTCACGGAACTCACCGACAGCCCTCGCAATTGCCGTTGTCGCGTTTCCACACGAACCGCTCATCCCGCTGGCATTAGTGATCGGACCGCTCTTAGAACTCCCTCTCCTCGGAGTGATTGCACATATCCATGTAGCAATTAGAGATCGAGAGTGGTGCCCGTTTGACCCTGCTATCCTGTTCAGCAGAGGCTGA
- a CDS encoding tyrosine-type recombinase/integrase, translating into MTGQQEQINWSRKSLEELQSLWNTEIEPDLARDGLDLDDRPTYQEITDAGYSGIAYALREHHDLTLAQFLATVGYGSRTDDEGFPWDIDDETTIRELELYLETNLRRKGRAESTISSKRSRLARYVRTYATQHDSADIVARVRADDDPRREEKQRVRAVFDTFDVDLESSESKYKHLTDVRLFYGWLAADRDAAYNPALGAPHEHRWSEDTPDAEERDPAALEAAHIRALVDACESIDEHLLVIGACAWGLRRGEIAALSIDQFRPLTEDGQFDFQADDPHIVFGERKNGPGRVTVHYGLETLVDRWSQLSEREGWDGSLFPSSHSESGHVNPNTITARFKRLAERADIRLRGDTPTPQYGRRFWYRTYLEAVQRLSRQVQAIADEQGSDDEQVVVENYLGEEEARKQRREYMEERLSVAFGPT; encoded by the coding sequence ATGACTGGCCAACAGGAACAGATCAATTGGTCGCGGAAGTCGCTCGAGGAACTGCAGTCCCTTTGGAATACGGAAATCGAACCGGACCTCGCCCGGGACGGCCTCGATCTCGACGATCGACCGACCTACCAGGAGATCACCGACGCTGGCTACTCCGGGATTGCCTACGCGCTTCGCGAGCACCATGATCTCACGCTGGCCCAATTCCTCGCGACCGTCGGCTATGGGTCACGGACCGACGACGAGGGCTTTCCCTGGGATATCGACGACGAAACCACCATTCGCGAACTGGAGTTGTACCTCGAGACCAACCTTCGACGGAAAGGCCGTGCGGAGAGTACCATCTCGTCGAAACGGTCCCGTCTGGCCCGATACGTCCGAACCTATGCCACCCAGCACGACAGCGCCGATATCGTCGCTCGAGTCCGGGCTGACGACGACCCACGGCGCGAGGAAAAGCAGCGGGTTCGCGCCGTGTTCGACACCTTCGATGTTGACCTCGAGAGTTCGGAGTCGAAGTACAAACACCTCACAGACGTTCGGTTGTTCTACGGCTGGCTAGCCGCCGACCGTGACGCCGCGTACAACCCAGCCCTTGGAGCACCGCATGAACACCGCTGGAGTGAGGACACACCGGATGCCGAAGAACGTGACCCGGCGGCGCTCGAGGCCGCCCACATCCGTGCCCTGGTCGACGCTTGTGAGTCGATCGACGAACACCTCCTCGTCATCGGGGCGTGTGCCTGGGGGCTCCGGCGCGGGGAGATCGCCGCCCTATCGATCGACCAGTTCCGGCCCCTAACTGAAGACGGACAGTTCGATTTTCAGGCTGACGATCCGCATATCGTCTTCGGGGAGCGAAAGAATGGGCCGGGACGGGTGACCGTCCACTACGGCCTCGAGACGCTGGTCGATCGGTGGTCACAACTCAGTGAACGGGAGGGCTGGGACGGCTCTCTCTTTCCGAGCTCGCACTCCGAAAGCGGGCACGTGAACCCGAACACGATTACCGCCCGATTCAAGCGGCTCGCAGAACGCGCTGACATCCGATTGCGTGGGGACACGCCGACACCGCAGTACGGCCGCCGGTTCTGGTATCGAACCTATCTCGAGGCGGTCCAACGGCTCTCGAGGCAGGTCCAAGCAATCGCGGACGAACAGGGGAGCGACGACGAACAGGTCGTCGTCGAGAACTATCTCGGAGAGGAGGAAGCCCGGAAACAGCGACGGGAATATATGGAGGAGCGGCTGTCCGTGGCGTTTGGGCCGACTTAG